The nucleotide window AAGGCACAGAGGCGGATAAAGCGAACCGCTGAATATCGAATATTGAATTTCGAACCGCAGAAGTTTTTTTACTTCATCATTCGGTATTCGTTGTTAAAATTATATTTTCCGTCTTTATTCGGTGGTTCACAGCCAATCATGAAGTTTTTTTGTTGTTCTGCCTCGCTGTCGTTATGCTCACCACGAAAATAGAAATCAGCTGGTTGTTTTCATTGAGAAGATCCTCAATTTTTGATACGGGTTTTATCAGGTTTGCGCGAACAATCATCAACAGCCATATTCGTGTTTCCCGCAATTCCTTTAAAGCTATTTTCATTTTGTGAATGAAATCGGAACGGGATTCTGCACTTTGCGCTTCTCCGTAATTGGCGGCCGGAGATGTCCCACTTCGTATGAGTTGACCCGCAATATGGTTACCAACCCTGTTTTTCGGCAAGGATTCCGCTGTCCTTATGATCCGAACAGCAAAATCTATTAACCGTTCCTCCAAATCAAAATCTCTGCTTTCCCTCGACATTCCTCATCCTTTCTATCAAAATACGGAGTGCAAATCAAAAAGTTATTCATCCTTCGACATTCTATGTTCGGTGTTCATCATTCTCTTTTAATCATCTGTGCCTTTCTTTTAATATCTCCCGAATCTCCTCCATCACCGTCATGGGATCGATGGGCTTTTCGATATACCCCGTGCAGCCGGCGACCATGAGATTCTCCTTGTCACCACTCATGGCGTATGAGGTCATGGCGATTATCGGAATGCCGCCGTTCGCTTCCGACCTGCGGATGGCTTTGAGCACGTCGCTGCCATCCATGTCAGGCAGCTGAATGTCGAGAATAACAAAATCGGGCCG belongs to Pseudomonadota bacterium and includes:
- a CDS encoding four helix bundle protein; the encoded protein is MSRESRDFDLEERLIDFAVRIIRTAESLPKNRVGNHIAGQLIRSGTSPAANYGEAQSAESRSDFIHKMKIALKELRETRIWLLMIVRANLIKPVSKIEDLLNENNQLISIFVVSITTARQNNKKTS
- a CDS encoding response regulator, which gives rise to MPTALIIEDTPDNMRLICYIFSKNGIDTIEAETGQKGIDLALAEPRPDFVILDIQLPDMDGSDVLKAIRRSEANGGIPIIAMTSYAMSGDKENLMVAGCTGYIEKPIDPMTVMEEIREILKERHR